In the genome of Gloeotrichia echinulata CP02, one region contains:
- a CDS encoding aconitase/3-isopropylmalate dehydratase large subunit family protein: MSHINNVLYLGDDINTDDIIPANRVTIDDPEHLKQYALEHVIGAGELLKYNVIEAGENFGCGSSREIAPIALQAAGIEKIRARSFAEIFYRNSINIGLSLEILGEQQQNPVVDAIAAAGGLMSFNQLRRQGKITIPPSLTPSRPMTLVEKLLAKASGNSYVQPGEVVFTQVDLALSHDAVAAPVAKTFYQHYGAEAKLWDSQKVVLVADHFIQVNDIRVDHKTDVMYQEMVEFAKIQGCHLFDVVSPGEAAGICHVLLPEKGFVRPGMVIAGTDSHTCTYGALGAFSTGVGTTDMANIYATGDMWIRVPQTLVFELSGTLAPHISAKDIILFILGKIGCAGATSKVMEFRGSILTQLPFDERLTLANMAIECGAICGLIVSDQVTREYVKKRSDQEFIEIIGDADAEVEKIYNFDLTDLEPQVARPPKPDQVLAISQLEEIAITKAFIGSCTGGKLYDLAQAAEVLKGRHLATGVSLYIVPASVEIREKAQELGYIDIFAQAGAQILKSGCGACINSGIGVLAKAETGIYATNRNFKGRSGDPTGKNYLASPRTVAISAVKGKISHDLD; the protein is encoded by the coding sequence ATGAGTCATATAAATAACGTTTTGTACCTGGGAGATGATATCAATACCGATGATATTATTCCTGCCAATCGAGTAACAATAGACGACCCTGAACACTTAAAACAGTATGCTTTAGAACATGTTATTGGAGCAGGAGAACTGCTAAAATATAATGTGATTGAAGCTGGAGAAAATTTTGGGTGTGGTTCCAGTCGAGAAATTGCCCCCATTGCCCTGCAAGCTGCTGGAATTGAGAAAATTCGGGCGCGATCCTTCGCGGAAATTTTTTATCGTAATAGCATCAATATTGGACTGTCCCTAGAAATTTTGGGGGAACAACAGCAGAATCCAGTAGTTGATGCGATCGCCGCAGCAGGTGGGCTGATGTCTTTTAATCAGCTGCGTCGTCAGGGTAAAATTACGATTCCTCCTAGTCTGACCCCAAGCCGACCCATGACTTTAGTCGAAAAACTTTTGGCTAAAGCTTCTGGTAATTCCTACGTCCAGCCAGGAGAAGTGGTGTTTACCCAGGTTGATTTAGCCCTATCTCATGATGCAGTAGCCGCGCCTGTAGCTAAGACATTTTATCAACACTATGGAGCAGAAGCAAAGTTGTGGGACTCCCAAAAAGTGGTTTTGGTAGCCGATCACTTTATCCAAGTCAATGACATCCGTGTTGATCACAAAACTGATGTCATGTATCAAGAGATGGTGGAATTTGCTAAAATTCAAGGATGCCACTTATTTGATGTGGTTTCCCCAGGGGAAGCAGCGGGGATTTGTCATGTTCTTCTCCCAGAAAAAGGATTTGTTCGTCCAGGAATGGTGATTGCTGGTACAGATTCCCATACCTGCACCTATGGTGCATTGGGAGCCTTTTCCACCGGGGTCGGCACCACTGATATGGCAAATATTTATGCTACAGGGGATATGTGGATTCGTGTTCCCCAAACCCTAGTATTCGAGTTGTCTGGAACCCTGGCTCCTCACATCAGTGCCAAAGATATTATCCTGTTTATCTTGGGGAAAATCGGTTGTGCTGGTGCTACCAGTAAGGTAATGGAGTTTAGAGGGTCAATCCTCACACAACTACCCTTTGATGAACGATTGACCTTAGCCAATATGGCTATTGAGTGTGGTGCAATATGTGGCTTGATTGTTTCTGATCAGGTAACTCGTGAATATGTGAAAAAACGTAGCGATCAAGAATTTATAGAAATTATTGGTGATGCGGATGCTGAGGTAGAAAAAATTTATAATTTTGATCTTACTGATTTAGAACCGCAAGTTGCACGCCCCCCGAAACCAGATCAAGTATTGGCTATTAGTCAATTAGAAGAAATTGCGATTACCAAAGCCTTTATTGGCTCCTGTACGGGAGGTAAACTCTACGATTTGGCTCAAGCTGCTGAAGTTTTGAAAGGTCGTCATCTGGCAACAGGCGTTAGTTTGTATATTGTACCTGCTTCTGTAGAAATTCGTGAAAAAGCCCAAGAGTTAGGTTATATTGATATTTTTGCACAAGCAGGGGCACAGATTCTCAAGTCAGGTTGTGGGGCTTGTATTAATTCTGGAATTGGGGTTTTAGCAAAAGCAGAAACGGGGATTTATGCAACCAATCGCAATTTTAAAGGACGCAGCGGCGATCCAACAGGTAAAAACTATTTAGCCTCTCCCAGAACGGTGGCTATCTCAGCCGTCAAAGGAAAAATTAGTCATGATCTTGATTAA
- the leuB gene encoding 3-isopropylmalate dehydrogenase, whose protein sequence is MGYLNKRSYRIVAIPGEGIGPEVVEASLTILQRVAQLEGFTLEVDYGWLGATALEQFGSYFPTATVQRCEGADGILFGAVNQGGLLELRKHFDFFCNLRPIRIVNSLLHKSSLRPEKVQGLDMLIVRELVSGIYFGPSGRSLDEQGAYGYHTMRYGDAEIRRIARKALQQAQKRRGLLTVAHKENALPHLPWTRLVQEEATEFPGVVVEPMLVDNLAMQMVLNPQRFDVILAGNMFGDILSDIGGALVGSIGLLGSASINPNGFGLYEAIHGTACDIAGKGIANPLGTLEACILMLQQWGEEQAAGRMIAAQNQILVKGYRTADLSPEKAEILVNTQTLVELLLAELSTVQNSESGVFYESYK, encoded by the coding sequence ATGGGGTATTTAAATAAGCGGTCTTATCGGATCGTCGCTATACCTGGAGAAGGGATTGGTCCGGAAGTTGTAGAGGCTTCTTTAACCATTTTGCAACGGGTGGCTCAACTAGAAGGATTTACCTTAGAGGTAGACTATGGCTGGCTAGGAGCAACTGCGTTGGAGCAATTTGGTAGTTACTTTCCAACAGCCACAGTCCAACGGTGTGAAGGAGCAGATGGGATTCTATTTGGTGCGGTTAACCAAGGGGGACTGCTAGAACTCCGAAAGCACTTCGACTTTTTTTGCAATCTGCGCCCCATTCGGATTGTTAACAGTTTGCTGCATAAATCTAGTTTGCGACCAGAAAAAGTTCAAGGACTCGATATGCTCATCGTTCGAGAACTGGTCAGTGGGATTTATTTTGGTCCATCTGGACGCTCCTTAGATGAGCAAGGAGCTTATGGTTATCATACCATGCGCTATGGCGATGCAGAGATTCGGCGGATTGCTCGTAAAGCCTTACAGCAAGCCCAAAAGCGTCGAGGATTACTCACCGTAGCCCACAAAGAAAACGCCTTACCTCATTTACCCTGGACTCGTTTAGTACAAGAAGAAGCCACAGAGTTTCCTGGCGTTGTCGTCGAACCAATGTTAGTAGATAACTTAGCTATGCAAATGGTTCTAAATCCGCAACGGTTTGATGTAATTTTGGCGGGGAATATGTTTGGAGATATTCTCAGTGATATTGGCGGTGCATTAGTTGGTTCCATCGGCTTATTAGGATCAGCCAGTATTAACCCTAATGGATTTGGCTTATACGAAGCTATTCATGGTACAGCCTGTGACATTGCAGGTAAAGGTATTGCTAATCCCCTCGGCACCCTAGAAGCGTGTATTTTAATGCTTCAACAATGGGGAGAAGAGCAAGCTGCAGGGAGGATGATTGCAGCGCAAAATCAAATTTTAGTCAAGGGATACCGCACAGCCGATTTATCTCCCGAAAAAGCCGAAATTTTGGTCAATACTCAAACCTTAGTTGAGCTTTTGTTAGCAGAACTTTCCACCGTGCAAAATTCTGAATCAGGAGTGTTTTATGAGTCATATAAATAA
- a CDS encoding amino acid adenylation domain-containing protein, which translates to MLKQCIHQLFEAQVARTPQAIAVEFGNKQLTYQELNIKANQLAHHLQKLGVGAEVLVGICVERSLEMIVGLLGILKAGGAYLPLDPVYPAERLNYMVQDAQISVLLTQQKLSTLIPEYSGTIIYLDSQQDEIFNESIHNVVNKVEPNHLAYVIYTSGSTGKPKGVMIEHQSLVNFNQIAIAQYKISACDRVLQFSSMSFDVFVEEIYPCLSCGATLVLRTEEMINSVASFVQQSQDWQITLWDLPTAYWHLLVNELTISQIALPASLRLVIIGGERVLPEKVRMWLKYVGDFPELINSYGPTETTVEATICSLSNLNTIQLERTEIPIGKPIGDNIQIYVLDQNLQPVPTETIGEIYIGGAGLARGYLNRPELTTEKFIKNHFNNSKLYKTGDLGRYLPDGNLEFLGRIDNQIKFNGFRIELEEIESLLNQHPQVSQSIVILREDAPGNKRLVAYVVYHQRTEINSTTLQSFLKNQLPSYMVPSVFVSLDTLPLNPNGKIDRQALPIPDIQETFIAPRNLQEETLAQIWSKVFGVEQIGIDDNFFQLGGHSLIATQIVSRIRDVFQVELSFRQLFENPTINDLIKVIIQQQQLQQSSPIAKITPIPREGYLPVSFAQERVYFIEQLAPSMTAYQFQESLRIRGNLNIPILEESLSEILRRHEIFRTTFPAVEGKLVQVIHPPKSVKLPIIDLQHLPKSEQETELERLTEIAVQKPFDISQLPLIRWELLKLSNQEHVLVHVEHHMVHDGWSFNLFLRELLTLYQAFSEGKPSPLAEPALQFADFANWQRQWVLTEPAQAQLNYWQQKLTGSPPLLELPLDRPRPVEQTYQGGMLRMELPLDVCEALRNMGRQEGVTLFMSMFAVFVTMLYRYTGEEDLCVGSGVANRRWRETEGLIGMIVNNIVLRTDVSGNPTFRELLAQVRNVTLEGYANEDLPFDKVVEALKPERNLSYNPLFQVMFSFHDALLPNLNLPGLSIKQHEALNNKSAKFDLDVVVMPRFEQRVGRNSQEEVKGIETEGITLVWEYNSDLFNAATIERMMGEYQTLLEGILANPNQRISQYTLLTKEQQHQLLVDWNETKKAYPAKKCIQQLFEEQVAKTPDAVAVIFEEQKLTYRELNEQANQLAYYLKKLGVKPDVLVGICIERSLNMVVALLGILKAGGAYVPLDPAYPAERLSDIVNDAQLPILVTMEQWASIEADHHLEIVCLDAQKALISTQNRENPDHEVAANNLAYVIYTSGSTGKPKGVLIEHHSLVNFTQTAFAEYQLKPKDRVLQFASISFDAAAEEIYPCLSCGGTLVLRTQEMLQSVSAFIQQSQDWELTVWDLPTAYWHLLVHELASGNLSLPKSLRLVIIGGERVLAEKVEMWHQLVGHYPQLVNSYGPTETTVVATLSPLLDNVLNRQEIAIGKPISNVQVYVLDKYLQPVPIGVPGELHIGGAGVARGYLNLPELTTEKFIPNPFEKIEESRLYKTGDLVRYRPDGNLEYLGRMDSQVKIRGFRIELGEIETILNQHSLVQQAVVIAREDIPGNKRLVAYIISNQEQFQFDEIRQFLKQKLPPYMVPSAFVSLDQLPMTPNGKVDYRALPIPDTSDKNLEVGFVVPRTPTEEKLAAIWAEVLRQTNISIHDNFFELGGDSIISIQMISRANQAGLQLTPKQLFQYQTIAELATVVGTTRKIKANQGLVTGSVPLIPIQHWFFEQSLPDAHYFNQSALLEIPSGTKPDLLKQAVQQLLWHHDALRSRFVPESYPPKHIIDAPLETVPFTIVDFSEISPQAQQTAIKTKEAELQASLNLSSGEIVRVALFNLGINQPSQLLFVIHHLVVDGISWRILLEDLATAYQQLVRGKAINLPAKTTSFQEWAHQLKAYSQSETLGREIDYWLSQFEGNSASLPIDYPLEKESNALTSSNSVTLFLNEDETRALLQDVPSAYNTQINDILLTALVQSFSQWTGEKSLIVDLEGHGREDLFEDVDLSRTVGWFTTLFPVKLEVSSVNQLEETLKLVKEQLRRLPKHGIGYGIWRYLHLDGEIHSKFPNLPSAEVSLNYLGQFDQVLSASAMLGAVKEWKSEQSRRGNRSHILAISGLIQSGKLEMDFAYSEKIHKRDTIEKLALGFMEVLRSLIIHCQSKESPGYTPSDFSAAKLNQKQLDKFLAKISNNNTKNK; encoded by the coding sequence ATGTTGAAACAATGTATTCATCAGTTATTTGAAGCCCAGGTGGCGCGAACTCCGCAAGCCATAGCTGTGGAATTTGGAAACAAGCAACTGACATACCAAGAATTAAATATTAAAGCTAACCAATTGGCGCATCATTTGCAAAAGTTGGGGGTAGGGGCTGAGGTACTAGTGGGAATTTGCGTTGAGCGCTCCCTAGAGATGATTGTCGGTTTGTTGGGAATTCTCAAAGCTGGAGGAGCATATCTTCCCCTAGATCCTGTCTATCCAGCCGAACGCTTGAACTACATGGTGCAAGATGCTCAAATTTCGGTGTTGCTTACCCAACAAAAATTATCTACTTTAATACCTGAATATTCAGGGACAATTATTTATTTAGATAGCCAGCAAGATGAAATTTTTAACGAGAGCATACACAATGTTGTTAATAAAGTAGAACCCAATCATCTAGCTTATGTAATTTACACATCAGGGTCAACGGGAAAACCCAAAGGGGTAATGATTGAACATCAATCATTGGTAAACTTTAACCAGATAGCAATCGCTCAATATAAAATCTCTGCGTGCGATAGAGTTCTTCAGTTTAGCTCGATGAGTTTTGATGTATTCGTAGAAGAAATCTATCCCTGCTTGAGTTGTGGTGCAACTTTAGTGCTACGAACTGAGGAAATGATCAATTCCGTCGCCTCATTTGTACAGCAATCTCAAGATTGGCAAATAACCCTATGGGATTTACCCACAGCTTACTGGCATTTGTTAGTAAATGAATTAACTATTAGTCAAATAGCATTACCCGCATCATTACGCTTGGTAATTATTGGCGGAGAACGGGTACTACCAGAAAAAGTTAGAATGTGGCTCAAGTATGTGGGGGATTTCCCTGAGTTAATTAATAGCTACGGTCCCACTGAAACAACGGTTGAAGCGACTATTTGCTCTTTATCTAATTTGAATACAATTCAACTAGAAAGAACAGAAATTCCTATTGGTAAACCGATAGGCGATAATATCCAAATTTATGTCTTAGATCAAAACCTGCAACCAGTTCCGACTGAAACAATAGGAGAAATATACATCGGGGGTGCTGGACTAGCACGAGGGTATTTGAACCGCCCAGAATTGACCACAGAAAAATTTATTAAAAATCACTTTAACAATTCAAAATTATATAAAACTGGTGATTTAGGGCGATATTTACCAGACGGGAATCTAGAATTTTTAGGACGCATTGATAATCAGATAAAATTTAACGGCTTCCGAATTGAATTAGAAGAAATTGAATCCCTCCTCAATCAACACCCCCAAGTCTCACAAAGCATAGTTATTCTTCGTGAAGATGCTCCTGGAAACAAACGTCTAGTAGCTTATGTTGTCTACCATCAAAGGACGGAGATTAACTCCACAACTCTGCAAAGCTTCCTGAAAAACCAGCTACCTAGTTACATGGTGCCAAGTGTCTTTGTTTCTTTAGACACTTTACCCCTCAATCCCAATGGGAAAATTGATCGCCAAGCACTTCCCATACCTGATATTCAAGAAACCTTTATTGCACCGCGTAATTTACAAGAAGAAACTCTTGCCCAAATTTGGAGTAAGGTTTTTGGTGTGGAACAGATTGGCATTGATGATAATTTTTTCCAACTAGGTGGACATTCGCTAATCGCCACGCAAATTGTGTCTCGGATACGGGATGTTTTTCAAGTTGAATTATCTTTTAGACAACTGTTTGAAAACCCGACAATTAACGACTTAATTAAGGTAATTATCCAGCAACAGCAATTACAACAGTCATCACCCATAGCCAAAATTACGCCAATTCCTAGAGAAGGTTATTTACCTGTTTCTTTTGCCCAAGAACGGGTATATTTCATTGAGCAATTAGCCCCCTCCATGACTGCTTACCAATTTCAAGAGAGTTTGCGGATTAGGGGAAATTTAAATATACCTATCCTGGAGGAAAGTCTCAGCGAAATTTTGCGTCGTCATGAAATATTCCGGACTACGTTCCCGGCGGTAGAGGGAAAGCTGGTACAAGTAATTCACCCTCCCAAATCTGTGAAATTACCAATTATTGACCTGCAACATCTTCCTAAATCAGAGCAGGAAACGGAATTAGAGAGATTAACAGAAATTGCGGTTCAAAAGCCTTTTGATATTAGTCAATTACCCTTAATTCGTTGGGAATTATTAAAGTTAAGCAACCAAGAACATGTATTAGTTCATGTTGAACATCACATGGTTCATGATGGTTGGTCATTCAATTTATTTTTGCGAGAATTATTAACATTATATCAAGCCTTTTCTGAAGGAAAACCGTCACCCCTAGCTGAACCCGCACTCCAGTTTGCAGATTTTGCCAATTGGCAAAGACAATGGGTGTTAACAGAGCCAGCACAAGCCCAACTGAACTATTGGCAACAAAAATTAACTGGTAGTCCCCCTTTATTAGAATTACCATTAGATCGCCCACGACCAGTAGAGCAAACCTACCAAGGTGGAATGCTGCGGATGGAACTTCCCCTCGATGTCTGCGAAGCCCTGAGAAATATGGGTCGTCAAGAAGGGGTGACGTTATTTATGAGTATGTTTGCGGTTTTCGTGACCATGCTCTACCGCTACACAGGAGAAGAAGACCTTTGCGTGGGATCTGGAGTCGCTAATCGTCGTTGGCGGGAGACAGAAGGGTTAATTGGCATGATTGTCAATAACATCGTCCTACGCACAGATGTTTCTGGCAACCCCACCTTTCGAGAGCTTCTGGCTCAAGTGCGTAATGTTACCTTGGAAGGTTACGCCAACGAAGATTTACCCTTTGATAAGGTCGTAGAGGCACTTAAACCAGAAAGAAATCTCAGTTACAATCCTCTATTTCAGGTGATGTTCAGCTTCCATGATGCTCTTTTACCTAATTTGAATCTACCTGGGTTGAGTATTAAACAGCATGAGGCACTCAACAATAAATCAGCCAAATTCGATCTTGATGTTGTTGTTATGCCTCGTTTTGAACAACGAGTAGGGCGCAATTCCCAAGAAGAAGTCAAAGGAATAGAAACAGAGGGCATAACTCTTGTTTGGGAATATAACAGTGACCTATTTAATGCTGCCACCATTGAGCGGATGATGGGTGAATATCAAACATTATTAGAAGGGATTTTAGCTAACCCTAATCAGCGAATTTCCCAATACACCCTACTAACAAAAGAGCAGCAGCATCAATTATTAGTTGACTGGAACGAGACTAAAAAAGCTTATCCCGCCAAGAAATGTATTCAACAATTATTTGAAGAACAGGTAGCCAAAACTCCAGATGCAGTAGCAGTAATATTTGAGGAGCAAAAACTTACATATCGGGAATTAAATGAACAAGCTAACCAACTTGCTTATTACCTAAAAAAGTTAGGAGTAAAACCCGATGTATTAGTCGGAATCTGCATTGAGCGCTCCTTAAATATGGTAGTGGCACTATTAGGAATTCTCAAAGCTGGGGGTGCTTATGTACCCTTAGACCCTGCCTATCCAGCCGAACGATTGAGCGATATAGTTAATGATGCTCAACTACCGATTTTGGTAACGATGGAGCAATGGGCAAGCATAGAAGCCGATCATCATCTGGAAATAGTTTGTTTAGATGCCCAAAAGGCTTTAATTTCTACTCAAAATCGAGAAAATCCTGACCATGAAGTAGCAGCTAATAACTTAGCCTATGTTATCTATACATCAGGTTCCACAGGCAAACCCAAAGGGGTGCTAATTGAACACCATTCCTTGGTTAATTTTACTCAAACAGCCTTCGCCGAATATCAACTGAAACCAAAGGATAGGGTTCTCCAATTTGCCTCAATTAGTTTTGATGCTGCTGCAGAAGAAATCTATCCTTGTTTAAGTTGTGGTGGAACTCTAGTGCTGCGTACTCAGGAAATGTTGCAGTCTGTCTCAGCATTTATACAGCAGTCCCAAGATTGGGAATTAACAGTATGGGATTTACCAACAGCTTATTGGCATTTGCTAGTGCATGAATTAGCCAGTGGTAATTTATCATTACCTAAATCATTACGACTGGTAATTATTGGTGGAGAACGAGTCCTAGCAGAAAAAGTAGAAATGTGGCATCAATTGGTGGGACATTATCCTCAGTTGGTTAATAGTTATGGACCGACTGAAACAACTGTAGTTGCCACTTTATCCCCATTATTAGATAATGTTCTCAATCGTCAGGAAATTGCGATTGGAAAACCTATTAGTAATGTGCAGGTATATGTATTAGATAAATACTTGCAACCTGTCCCCATCGGAGTACCGGGTGAACTTCATATTGGCGGTGCGGGTGTGGCGCGGGGTTATTTGAATCTTCCAGAATTGACTACAGAAAAATTTATTCCCAATCCTTTTGAGAAGATAGAAGAAAGTAGATTATACAAAACTGGGGATTTAGTCCGTTATCGACCTGATGGGAATCTCGAATATCTGGGGCGGATGGATTCTCAGGTAAAAATTCGTGGTTTTAGGATTGAACTTGGTGAGATTGAAACAATTTTAAATCAACATTCCCTGGTGCAGCAAGCTGTCGTGATTGCTCGTGAAGACATTCCTGGAAATAAGCGTCTCGTCGCCTACATTATTAGCAATCAAGAACAATTCCAATTTGATGAAATCCGCCAATTTCTCAAACAGAAGTTACCCCCATACATGGTTCCTTCTGCCTTCGTCTCATTAGATCAACTACCAATGACTCCTAATGGTAAAGTAGACTATCGTGCTTTACCTATCCCAGATACTTCTGACAAAAATTTAGAGGTAGGATTTGTTGTTCCTCGGACTCCCACAGAAGAGAAATTAGCAGCAATTTGGGCTGAAGTCTTGAGACAAACAAATATCAGCATTCACGACAATTTCTTTGAATTAGGTGGTGACTCTATCATCAGTATTCAGATGATTTCTAGAGCCAATCAAGCAGGATTACAACTAACTCCAAAACAACTATTTCAGTATCAAACAATTGCTGAGTTAGCCACTGTTGTAGGCACAACCCGTAAAATCAAAGCTAATCAGGGTTTAGTCACAGGTTCAGTGCCGCTAATACCTATCCAGCATTGGTTTTTTGAGCAGAGTTTACCGGATGCTCATTACTTTAACCAGTCAGCTTTGTTAGAGATTCCATCAGGAACAAAACCGGACTTATTAAAACAAGCGGTGCAACAATTATTATGGCATCACGATGCTTTGAGATCGCGCTTTGTACCCGAAAGCTATCCTCCGAAACATATTATTGATGCACCCCTAGAAACAGTTCCTTTCACCATTGTTGATTTCTCAGAAATTTCTCCCCAAGCACAACAAACTGCAATTAAAACTAAAGAGGCTGAACTTCAAGCTAGTCTCAATTTGTCATCAGGAGAAATTGTCAGAGTTGCGTTGTTTAACCTGGGAATCAATCAACCAAGTCAACTCCTATTTGTGATTCATCACCTAGTGGTAGATGGCATTTCCTGGCGAATTTTGCTGGAAGATTTAGCAACAGCCTATCAGCAACTTGTCCGGGGTAAAGCAATCAATTTACCAGCGAAAACTACTTCTTTTCAAGAGTGGGCACATCAGCTAAAAGCATATAGTCAATCAGAAACATTAGGCAGAGAAATTGATTACTGGTTATCTCAGTTTGAGGGAAATAGTGCTTCTTTGCCAATAGATTACCCCCTAGAAAAAGAAAGCAATGCCTTAACATCAAGTAATTCTGTTACCCTGTTTTTGAATGAAGATGAAACCCGCGCCCTGCTGCAAGATGTCCCCTCGGCTTACAATACACAAATTAACGATATTTTATTGACTGCTTTAGTCCAAAGTTTTAGCCAATGGACAGGGGAGAAATCCTTAATTGTTGATTTAGAAGGACATGGACGAGAAGACTTATTTGAAGATGTAGATTTGTCCCGTACCGTCGGTTGGTTTACGACTTTATTCCCGGTGAAATTAGAAGTGAGTTCTGTTAATCAGTTAGAAGAAACTTTAAAATTAGTTAAAGAACAACTGCGTCGCCTACCTAAACATGGTATTGGTTATGGTATCTGGCGATATTTACATCTAGATGGGGAAATTCACAGTAAATTCCCTAATTTACCCTCAGCAGAAGTAAGTTTAAATTATTTAGGTCAATTTGACCAAGTACTTTCTGCATCGGCGATGTTGGGAGCCGTTAAAGAGTGGAAATCAGAGCAAAGTAGGAGAGGAAATCGCAGCCATATATTGGCAATAAGCGGATTAATTCAGTCAGGAAAGCTAGAAATGGACTTTGCTTATAGCGAGAAAATTCACAAGCGAGATACCATTGAAAAGTTAGCTTTAGGATTTATGGAAGTATTAAGAAGCCTGATTATTCACTGTCAATCAAAAGAATCACCAGGCTATACGCCTTCTGATTTTTCAGCAGCTAAACTCAATCAGAAACAGCTTGATAAATTCCTAGCCAAAATCAGCAATAACAACACAAAGAATAAATAA